Proteins encoded in a region of the Teredinibacter purpureus genome:
- the ubiB gene encoding ubiquinone biosynthesis regulatory protein kinase UbiB has translation MAKFFRLLKILHTIGRYRLDEMAHSHHSPRTFKLLLLLFKLYPKSPDNRGARIRRAFEELGPIFVKFGQLLSTRPDLIPDDIVAELDHLQDNVAPFSSELFVEIVERELQGPVDTLFKHFDRQPLASASVAQVHTAVLHSGEDVVIKVIRPGLEPIIEKDTQLLRVIARLIERFTTEGKRLRPVAIIDDYRETILDELDLAREGANASQLRRNFENSNMLYIPEVYWQYSTRNVLVLERLYGLPVTDTAQLESHGIDLKLLAERGVEVFFTQVFEHNFFHADMHPGNVFVSKKTPRDPCYMAVDMAIVGTLTREDQYYLARNLLAMFRRDYRQVAELHVLSGWVPRSTSIAGFEAAIRSVCEPIFEKPLIEISFGEALISLFKTAQRYQMPVQPQLVLLQKTLLNIEGLGRQLYPKLDLWDTAHPYLERWVRERFHPKTLFEDLKYHAPEWMEKFPQVPHLIFDTLSEVKTLAKAAPELKAASKALRQSQSNAMNRSRNNTVKIGAAACMFAGGYILLQAIPELTQAPRESLLLLAAGTLILFFKR, from the coding sequence GTGGCTAAATTTTTTCGCTTACTTAAAATACTTCATACTATTGGTCGCTATCGACTCGACGAGATGGCGCACAGCCACCACAGCCCTCGCACATTCAAACTGTTATTACTCTTATTTAAACTCTACCCAAAGTCACCCGACAATCGCGGCGCACGCATTCGTCGCGCCTTCGAAGAACTTGGCCCCATTTTTGTTAAATTTGGGCAACTACTCTCGACCCGCCCGGACCTTATCCCTGACGATATTGTAGCTGAACTCGACCACCTTCAAGATAACGTCGCTCCCTTTAGCAGTGAATTATTCGTCGAAATAGTTGAGCGTGAACTACAAGGCCCCGTTGACACCCTCTTTAAACATTTCGACCGCCAGCCTCTCGCTTCAGCATCCGTTGCTCAAGTACATACAGCCGTTTTACACAGTGGCGAAGATGTTGTCATAAAAGTAATAAGGCCTGGGCTAGAACCCATAATCGAAAAAGATACACAACTATTGCGCGTTATCGCTCGCCTCATCGAAAGGTTCACTACTGAAGGTAAACGCCTACGACCAGTAGCAATCATTGATGACTACCGCGAAACAATATTGGATGAATTGGACCTGGCTCGCGAAGGTGCAAATGCTTCGCAGCTCAGACGTAACTTTGAAAACTCAAACATGCTGTACATTCCAGAAGTTTACTGGCAATACAGCACGCGAAACGTTTTAGTGCTAGAGCGCCTTTACGGGCTGCCCGTAACCGACACGGCACAGCTAGAATCACACGGTATCGATTTAAAATTATTAGCGGAGCGCGGAGTAGAAGTTTTTTTCACCCAAGTGTTTGAACACAATTTTTTTCACGCCGACATGCATCCTGGCAACGTTTTCGTTTCGAAGAAAACCCCTCGCGACCCTTGCTATATGGCGGTAGACATGGCCATTGTCGGTACGCTCACAAGAGAAGACCAATATTATCTTGCTCGCAATCTACTTGCGATGTTTCGTCGTGACTATCGACAAGTGGCCGAACTACATGTGCTGAGCGGCTGGGTGCCGCGCTCAACCTCTATTGCGGGCTTTGAGGCCGCCATTCGTTCAGTATGCGAACCTATTTTTGAAAAGCCCTTAATCGAAATTTCATTTGGAGAAGCCTTAATTTCCCTCTTCAAAACAGCTCAGCGTTACCAAATGCCCGTGCAACCACAACTCGTCTTACTCCAAAAAACGCTTTTAAATATCGAAGGCTTAGGCCGACAGCTCTACCCAAAACTGGATTTATGGGATACAGCGCACCCCTACCTTGAACGCTGGGTACGCGAGCGTTTTCACCCAAAAACACTTTTCGAAGACCTGAAATACCATGCTCCAGAATGGATGGAAAAATTCCCACAAGTGCCCCACTTAATTTTCGATACACTCTCGGAAGTTAAAACGTTAGCAAAGGCTGCCCCGGAATTAAAAGCTGCAAGCAAGGCGTTACGCCAGTCACAATCCAACGCCATGAACCGTTCACGCAACAACACAGTAAAGATCGGCGCTGCCGCTTGCATGTTCGCGGGAGGGTATATACTTCTTCAGGCAATACCAGAGCTAACTCAAGCCCCACGAGAATCGCTTCTATTGCTAGCAGCAGGCACTCTAATACTTTTCTTTAAACGTTAA
- a CDS encoding gamma-butyrobetaine hydroxylase-like domain-containing protein, producing the protein MNLTPSAIKLHRKSCILEISFGDTHYPLAAEYLRVYSPSAEVKGHGPGEEVLQLNKQTVAITGIEPLGNYAIKLIFSDGHDSGIYSWEYLQELGANNADKWQNYLDRVATHEAQEDAAKTSTVKWVGPL; encoded by the coding sequence ATGAACCTCACCCCTAGCGCCATTAAGCTCCACAGAAAATCCTGTATTCTTGAAATTTCCTTTGGTGATACTCATTATCCACTCGCCGCTGAATACCTGCGGGTGTATTCACCGTCCGCAGAAGTAAAGGGCCATGGTCCTGGCGAAGAAGTGTTACAGCTGAATAAACAAACTGTTGCTATAACCGGTATCGAGCCACTAGGAAATTATGCCATCAAACTTATCTTCAGTGACGGACATGACTCAGGAATATACTCTTGGGAATACCTACAAGAACTCGGCGCAAACAATGCAGACAAATGGCAAAATTATCTCGATCGCGTAGCAACACATGAAGCTCAGGAAGACGCAGCCAAGACTTCCACCGTGAAATGGGTTGGCCCCTTATAA
- a CDS encoding SPOR domain-containing protein — protein MAQNHARKNQPHARRKTLEPRVPAWVWLFTGCILGAFIMFLMRLSEMDPIQKIGRKPSPSSSESPKTDIKTPATPRFVFYDILKENDVTIPDFMKESPLEIAPETPSVASEEEYILQVASFKNPKDAEQLQVQLILLNLEAHIEKARIRNGETWHRVLVGPFESRSQREKARSTLVSNQYEALVLKRTPNHSSP, from the coding sequence ATGGCGCAAAACCACGCACGTAAAAATCAGCCTCACGCTCGCAGAAAAACCCTTGAGCCTCGCGTTCCCGCTTGGGTATGGCTATTCACAGGCTGTATTCTTGGCGCGTTCATCATGTTCTTAATGCGCCTATCCGAAATGGATCCTATCCAAAAAATTGGGCGCAAGCCGTCGCCATCATCATCAGAATCACCCAAAACGGACATCAAAACACCCGCCACCCCGCGCTTCGTTTTCTACGACATCCTCAAAGAAAATGACGTCACTATTCCAGACTTCATGAAAGAAAGCCCCCTCGAAATCGCACCTGAAACGCCCTCAGTCGCGAGTGAAGAAGAGTATATTTTACAGGTAGCTTCGTTTAAGAACCCAAAAGACGCAGAACAGCTTCAAGTGCAACTCATTTTGCTAAACCTAGAAGCGCATATCGAAAAAGCGCGTATACGCAATGGCGAGACATGGCATCGAGTGCTAGTTGGCCCATTCGAATCACGATCTCAACGTGAAAAAGCACGCAGCACATTAGTATCAAATCAATATGAAGCTCTAGTACTCAAGCGTACGCCCAACCACTCTTCTCCGTAA
- a CDS encoding ubiquinone biosynthesis accessory factor UbiJ, whose protein sequence is MDTRDPTYATALALSIETALNASLQYDPGSRASLPKLHDKVLAIESEQGNLYLHAVDEHIYVLAHYSGEATATLKGEWLTLLMLIFNPSHSLAGSGVNVSGQVSLLADYQHFMKNLDIDWEDALSQKVGDLPAHYAAKAFKGLFNTLKPRALRTPQFISEFLTEELRAVPTVTELERFNQTVNTLRQQSERLDARVNKLLASISSQQHTQQH, encoded by the coding sequence ATGGACACACGAGACCCCACATACGCAACGGCCTTAGCCCTTAGCATTGAAACCGCACTCAATGCTTCACTTCAGTATGACCCTGGTAGCCGCGCCAGCCTCCCTAAACTGCACGACAAAGTGCTAGCGATAGAAAGTGAACAAGGTAATCTCTACCTTCATGCTGTAGATGAGCACATTTACGTGCTCGCCCATTATTCCGGCGAAGCTACCGCAACCCTCAAGGGCGAATGGTTAACGCTACTAATGCTTATCTTTAACCCCAGCCATTCGCTAGCAGGCAGCGGTGTCAATGTTAGCGGGCAGGTAAGCTTGTTGGCAGACTACCAGCACTTTATGAAAAACCTCGACATCGACTGGGAAGATGCACTCTCACAAAAAGTAGGTGACCTACCCGCTCATTATGCCGCTAAAGCATTCAAGGGTTTATTTAACACACTAAAACCAAGAGCCTTACGCACCCCACAATTTATCAGTGAATTCCTAACAGAAGAATTGCGAGCAGTACCTACCGTTACAGAATTGGAGCGTTTCAATCAGACCGTTAACACTTTACGGCAACAATCCGAGCGACTAGACGCTAGAGTAAATAAACTGCTAGCTTCAATTTCCTCGCAACAACACACACAACAGCATTAA
- the hslV gene encoding ATP-dependent protease subunit HslV, with product MEQYRGTTILSVRRGNQVVIGGDGQVSLGSTIMKGNARKVRRLYNDQVIAGFAGGTADAFTLFERFEAKLDAHGGQLVRAAVELAKDWRTDRALRRLEALLSVADKDASLIITGNGDVIQPEDDLIAIGSGGSFAQSAARALLENTELSAAEIVEKGLTIAGDICVYTNHNFTIEQLEY from the coding sequence GTGGAACAGTATCGCGGTACAACCATACTATCTGTACGTCGCGGCAACCAAGTGGTTATCGGCGGCGACGGCCAAGTATCACTTGGCAGCACCATCATGAAAGGCAATGCGAGAAAAGTTCGGCGACTCTATAACGATCAAGTGATCGCGGGCTTTGCCGGCGGTACGGCCGATGCTTTTACATTATTCGAACGATTTGAAGCCAAACTCGACGCCCATGGAGGCCAGCTCGTACGGGCCGCCGTTGAGCTCGCGAAAGATTGGCGCACCGACCGTGCACTGCGACGCTTAGAAGCACTGCTTTCGGTTGCAGACAAAGATGCCTCACTCATTATCACGGGTAACGGTGATGTTATACAGCCTGAAGACGACCTCATTGCCATCGGCTCCGGAGGCTCATTTGCGCAATCTGCTGCGCGAGCACTGCTGGAAAACACTGAGTTATCAGCCGCCGAGATCGTTGAAAAAGGGCTCACCATCGCGGGTGACATATGTGTATACACCAACCATAACTTCACTATTGAACAACTGGAATACTAG
- the ubiE gene encoding bifunctional demethylmenaquinone methyltransferase/2-methoxy-6-polyprenyl-1,4-benzoquinol methylase UbiE, with protein MSKDHTTHFGYQTVKTEEKAEKVADVFHSVAAKYDLMNDLMSGGIHRIWKKFTIELSGVRTGNSVLDIAGGTGDLTAKFARLVGPKGNVVLADINDSMLKVGRDKLTDKGIAGNVHYAQADAQYLPFPDNSFDCITIAFGLRNVTDKDLALKSMYRVLKPGGRLLVLEFSKPQNSLLEKIYDTYSFRILPAMGKLITNDSESYRYLAESIRMHPDQETLKTMLTDAGFSDTKYYNMTGGVVALHKGIKA; from the coding sequence ATGTCTAAAGATCACACTACACACTTCGGGTATCAAACGGTCAAAACCGAAGAGAAAGCCGAAAAAGTGGCGGATGTATTCCACTCTGTCGCCGCCAAATACGATTTAATGAACGACTTGATGTCTGGCGGTATACATCGCATCTGGAAAAAATTTACGATCGAACTTTCGGGTGTACGCACCGGCAATAGCGTACTAGATATTGCCGGCGGCACTGGCGACCTTACCGCCAAGTTTGCTCGGCTTGTAGGCCCCAAAGGTAACGTAGTACTAGCCGACATTAACGACTCCATGCTAAAGGTCGGTCGCGACAAACTTACCGACAAAGGTATCGCGGGCAATGTTCATTACGCTCAAGCTGACGCCCAATACTTACCTTTTCCTGATAACAGTTTCGACTGCATTACCATTGCCTTTGGCCTACGAAACGTTACCGATAAAGACCTCGCACTTAAATCAATGTATAGAGTCCTGAAGCCCGGCGGGCGACTACTCGTACTGGAGTTTTCCAAGCCTCAGAATAGCCTGCTTGAAAAGATTTACGACACGTACTCTTTCCGCATACTGCCTGCCATGGGTAAACTCATTACGAATGATTCAGAAAGCTATCGTTATTTGGCTGAAAGCATTCGCATGCACCCAGACCAAGAAACGTTAAAAACAATGCTCACGGATGCAGGCTTCAGCGACACTAAATATTACAACATGACGGGCGGTGTCGTTGCTCTGCACAAAGGCATAAAAGCATAG
- a CDS encoding penicillin-binding protein activator, with product MIQFVQPLKGYNANIRRLGLALALLLLSACTPPIKEDPPDERQVISTESINELLAEAASVTGKQRTSLVLEAAEGMYQLGELDWARITLSNLYPNALDDTHYFTYSMLAAQVAVAQGEHFIAKRILWDARFVDLFPSKPVAVLHAQELRAQLLCDLAEFRDCISERLIIDARYSMQPALNNEPRDLNLDKIWIALMELPLKDLQMESQMHSDPTAQGWYRLATLSKDNQTNMRLQLESVEDWVLRWPEHPASLRLPADLQLLKQLVDEQASHIAVLLPLSGKLEKASSAIRDGIMAAFYRLAETGDILPNLHFYDTAAGDISMIYDQAVLDGAELVIGPLDKANIDTLALRLDMPVPTLALNYGEHALGNTGQLFQFGLAVEDEAAQVAERAWRDGHRRAMILGPKSGWGDRAAATFSETWQSLGGAIVGDYRFKSQSEYSNLIRDAMDVTDSQQRARRMRQILNRALEFEPRQRKDVDLIFMVARPTQARQLKPTLAYHYAGDIPVYSTSHIYNGEIDSNADRDMNGIRFATLPWFFNQHTPEKQAIDEFANSASAYQRLYALGVDAFQLSPRLRQLELVRNAHYYGNTGKLGLDEQKRIVREQAWAQFIRGRAYIMPTVTARDAI from the coding sequence GTGATTCAATTTGTTCAGCCACTAAAAGGCTATAACGCTAACATTCGTAGGTTGGGATTAGCCTTGGCACTACTACTGTTAAGTGCCTGTACACCACCGATTAAAGAAGACCCTCCTGATGAACGTCAAGTCATTAGTACAGAATCTATTAATGAACTGCTGGCCGAAGCCGCAAGCGTCACGGGGAAACAGCGTACATCGCTCGTACTTGAAGCGGCAGAAGGGATGTACCAATTAGGCGAACTCGACTGGGCTCGTATCACGCTCAGCAACCTATACCCTAATGCACTCGACGATACACATTATTTCACATACTCCATGCTAGCGGCACAGGTAGCAGTAGCGCAAGGCGAACATTTCATCGCAAAGCGAATACTATGGGACGCCCGATTCGTCGACCTATTTCCATCTAAACCTGTCGCTGTTCTGCACGCGCAGGAACTACGGGCACAATTGCTCTGCGACCTAGCAGAGTTTCGTGACTGCATCTCGGAGCGACTCATTATAGATGCACGCTACTCAATGCAGCCTGCGCTGAACAACGAGCCCCGCGACTTGAATCTAGACAAAATTTGGATCGCTTTAATGGAGTTACCACTGAAAGATTTGCAAATGGAATCGCAAATGCATTCAGATCCCACCGCTCAAGGCTGGTACCGACTAGCCACGCTGAGCAAAGATAACCAAACCAACATGCGTTTGCAGCTAGAAAGTGTAGAAGACTGGGTGCTGCGTTGGCCAGAACACCCCGCTAGCTTGCGCTTACCCGCCGATTTACAGTTACTCAAACAACTGGTGGATGAACAGGCCTCCCACATTGCGGTATTGTTACCGCTAAGCGGTAAATTGGAAAAAGCGTCATCCGCTATCCGTGACGGGATTATGGCCGCCTTCTACCGATTAGCAGAAACAGGAGACATACTTCCCAACTTACACTTTTACGACACGGCCGCGGGCGACATCAGCATGATCTACGATCAAGCTGTACTTGATGGCGCAGAGCTGGTGATAGGCCCACTGGACAAGGCCAATATCGACACTCTTGCACTTCGGCTCGATATGCCTGTGCCAACATTGGCCCTTAACTACGGCGAACACGCACTAGGGAATACAGGGCAATTATTTCAATTTGGCTTAGCCGTGGAGGACGAAGCCGCGCAAGTAGCAGAAAGAGCATGGCGAGACGGCCATCGCCGCGCCATGATACTCGGCCCAAAGAGCGGTTGGGGCGACCGAGCCGCTGCAACATTTTCAGAGACCTGGCAATCACTGGGTGGCGCTATTGTCGGTGATTATCGTTTTAAATCGCAAAGTGAATACTCCAACCTTATTCGCGACGCAATGGATGTTACCGATAGCCAACAACGCGCAAGGCGCATGCGCCAAATACTGAACCGAGCCCTGGAATTTGAACCGAGACAACGTAAAGACGTTGATTTAATCTTTATGGTTGCCCGCCCTACTCAGGCCCGCCAACTCAAACCTACACTGGCCTACCATTACGCTGGCGATATACCCGTTTATTCCACCAGCCATATCTATAACGGTGAGATCGATAGTAATGCCGACCGCGATATGAATGGTATTAGGTTCGCAACCCTGCCTTGGTTTTTTAATCAGCACACCCCCGAAAAACAGGCTATTGATGAATTTGCCAATAGCGCGAGTGCCTATCAACGGCTTTATGCCTTAGGTGTTGATGCTTTTCAACTCTCGCCTCGATTGCGCCAACTGGAGCTAGTCCGTAATGCTCACTATTACGGAAATACCGGCAAACTGGGGCTAGATGAACAAAAGCGTATCGTACGCGAACAAGCATGGGCTCAATTTATACGGGGCCGTGCCTATATAATGCCCACCGTAACGGCCCGTGATGCTATTTAA
- the rsmI gene encoding 16S rRNA (cytidine(1402)-2'-O)-methyltransferase, whose amino-acid sequence MTNSNALYIVATPIGNLGDITLRAIETLKTADIIAAEDTRHSAKLLQYYGIDTPLTPYHDHSNDTQTQRLLDKLQEGRSIALISDAGTPLISDPGFRLVVLAREQKIRVVPIPGACAVVTALSAAGLPSDRFSFEGFLPAKNAGRRARLELVVTDPRTLIFYESPHRIQDSLADMAAIFGQDRQAVLAREITKTYETFLSGDFAQLQQVLSEDANQLRGEMVVMVHGYSEPLADPERLEPDVETMLRVLLDELPLKQAAAIAAKLSGEKKNKLYKWAVDNKGATEK is encoded by the coding sequence ATGACGAACTCAAACGCGCTATACATAGTCGCAACCCCAATCGGCAACCTTGGTGATATTACCTTAAGAGCTATAGAAACGCTTAAAACGGCTGACATTATAGCCGCAGAAGACACGCGTCACAGCGCGAAATTACTTCAATATTACGGAATAGACACCCCACTTACGCCTTATCATGATCATAGCAATGACACACAGACCCAGCGGCTGCTGGATAAGCTACAGGAGGGCCGGTCAATTGCGTTAATTTCTGATGCAGGCACGCCGCTTATCTCGGACCCTGGTTTTCGCTTGGTAGTACTGGCGCGAGAGCAAAAAATTCGTGTGGTGCCTATACCCGGCGCTTGCGCGGTTGTTACTGCCTTGAGTGCAGCAGGCCTACCCTCAGACCGTTTTTCGTTCGAAGGTTTCCTGCCAGCAAAGAATGCTGGCCGCCGTGCGCGCTTAGAATTAGTTGTCACAGATCCGCGCACATTAATTTTTTATGAATCTCCCCACCGCATTCAAGATTCGCTTGCCGATATGGCCGCGATATTTGGGCAAGATCGACAAGCAGTGTTGGCTCGTGAAATTACCAAAACGTACGAAACGTTCCTGTCCGGTGATTTTGCCCAGTTGCAGCAAGTTTTGTCTGAAGATGCCAATCAATTGCGCGGCGAAATGGTGGTAATGGTACATGGCTACAGTGAACCTCTTGCAGATCCGGAAAGGTTGGAGCCTGACGTAGAAACAATGTTGCGGGTGTTGTTAGACGAGTTGCCGCTTAAGCAAGCTGCGGCCATTGCCGCAAAATTAAGTGGAGAAAAGAAAAACAAATTGTATAAATGGGCGGTGGATAATAAAGGCGCAACGGAAAAGTAA
- the hslU gene encoding ATP-dependent protease ATPase subunit HslU, which produces MSQMTPREIVHELDKHIVGQQAAKKAVAIALRNRWRRMQLDENLRNEITPKNILMIGPTGVGKTEIARRLAKLANAPFVKVEATKFTEVGYVGRDVESIVRDLVDRSIKLYREQEIAKCQHRAMEAAEERILDALLPPARTDSEQTHESSTRQVFRKKLREGELDEKEIEIDVAAPKVGVEIMSPPGMEDMTNQLQSMFSNLNTGKTKKAKVTVKKAFKQLTDEEAAKLVNEDELKSQAIEAAEQNGIVFLDEIDKVTKREGASGADVSREGVQRDLLPLIEGCTVSTKHGMIKTDHILFIASGAFHLSKPSDLIPELQGRLPIRVELEALTPDDFERILTEPDASLTEQHQSLLATEGVNITFTDDGIRRIAETAYNVNESTENIGARRLHTVLEKLLETISFETDKADANIEINTAYVDKQLGELSQNEDLSRFIL; this is translated from the coding sequence ATGTCACAAATGACTCCCCGAGAAATTGTCCACGAATTGGACAAACACATTGTTGGCCAGCAAGCCGCAAAAAAAGCCGTTGCTATTGCCCTTCGAAATCGGTGGCGCCGAATGCAACTTGATGAAAACTTGCGTAATGAGATCACCCCTAAAAATATCCTCATGATCGGCCCCACCGGTGTAGGTAAAACTGAAATCGCACGGCGCCTAGCAAAATTGGCTAATGCACCTTTCGTTAAGGTAGAAGCGACTAAATTCACAGAAGTTGGATATGTCGGTCGTGATGTCGAATCTATCGTTCGAGACCTTGTAGACCGCTCAATAAAGCTCTATAGAGAACAAGAAATAGCGAAGTGCCAACATCGCGCAATGGAAGCCGCAGAAGAACGTATTCTTGACGCACTGCTACCCCCCGCCAGAACCGACAGTGAGCAAACTCATGAATCGAGCACGCGTCAGGTTTTTCGTAAAAAGTTACGTGAAGGCGAGCTTGATGAGAAAGAGATCGAAATAGACGTAGCTGCGCCCAAGGTCGGAGTGGAGATTATGTCCCCACCCGGCATGGAAGACATGACTAATCAGCTTCAAAGTATGTTTTCTAATCTTAATACAGGCAAAACAAAGAAAGCGAAGGTAACCGTTAAAAAAGCCTTCAAACAATTAACCGACGAAGAAGCCGCCAAGCTGGTTAATGAAGACGAATTAAAATCTCAAGCCATTGAGGCCGCCGAACAAAACGGCATCGTCTTTCTAGACGAAATAGACAAGGTCACAAAACGCGAAGGCGCATCAGGCGCAGACGTTTCACGTGAGGGCGTTCAGCGCGATTTACTGCCATTAATAGAAGGTTGCACCGTAAGCACCAAACACGGCATGATCAAAACCGATCATATATTGTTTATCGCCTCGGGCGCGTTCCACCTATCGAAGCCGTCCGATTTAATCCCCGAGCTTCAGGGCCGCCTCCCTATTCGCGTTGAGCTCGAAGCTCTTACCCCTGACGATTTTGAACGCATTCTTACCGAGCCAGACGCATCACTTACAGAGCAACACCAATCACTGCTCGCAACAGAAGGCGTTAACATTACATTCACCGATGACGGCATTCGTCGCATCGCAGAAACCGCCTACAACGTCAATGAAAGCACAGAAAACATCGGTGCGCGTCGCCTGCATACCGTGCTCGAAAAGCTACTCGAAACCATCTCATTCGAAACAGACAAGGCGGACGCCAACATTGAAATCAACACCGCCTATGTGGACAAACAGCTTGGCGAGCTTTCTCAAAACGAAGATTTAAGTCGGTTTATACTCTAA